The following are encoded in a window of Amphibacillus xylanus NBRC 15112 genomic DNA:
- a CDS encoding SDR family NAD(P)-dependent oxidoreductase gives MGRVQDKVVIVTGGSQGIGEAIVRRLAEEGAKVIITDISVDQGENLAKELGENTTFIKHDVSNVDDWKNVLNKVDEKYGKVDVLVNNAGISILGSVDEMSEEDYMKNINVNQHSVFYGMKLVKPLMDKAGGGSIINLSSIAGIIGSQGGTGYNGSKFAVRGMTKTAALDYAKDNIRVNSIHPGLIETPILSVLSDEYREILNNSIPMGRIGKPEEIANLTLFLASDESTYCTGAEFVADGGFTVQ, from the coding sequence ATGGGGAGAGTACAGGACAAAGTAGTTATTGTAACAGGTGGCTCACAGGGGATTGGAGAGGCAATCGTTCGTCGACTAGCTGAAGAAGGAGCTAAAGTTATCATTACTGACATTTCAGTCGATCAAGGTGAAAATTTAGCTAAAGAACTTGGCGAGAATACGACATTCATTAAGCACGATGTCTCAAATGTCGATGATTGGAAAAACGTTCTAAACAAAGTTGATGAAAAGTATGGAAAAGTGGATGTTTTAGTCAATAATGCCGGTATTTCTATCTTAGGATCCGTAGATGAAATGTCTGAAGAAGATTACATGAAAAACATAAATGTTAATCAACATTCAGTATTTTATGGCATGAAGCTAGTTAAGCCGTTAATGGATAAAGCCGGTGGCGGATCTATTATCAACCTATCTTCGATTGCTGGTATTATTGGTAGTCAAGGCGGAACAGGTTATAATGGATCTAAATTTGCAGTCCGCGGAATGACTAAAACTGCTGCATTAGACTATGCAAAAGATAATATTCGAGTTAATTCGATTCATCCAGGCCTTATCGAAACTCCTATTTTGAGCGTTCTTTCTGATGAATACAGGGAAATTCTAAACAATTCTATTCCTATGGGACGTATAGGTAAACCTGAAGAAATTGCTAACTTAACCTTATTCTTAGCCTCTGACGAATCAACTTATTGTACAGGTGCTGAATTTGTTGCAGATGGTGGATTTACTGTCCAGTAA
- a CDS encoding CAP domain-containing protein codes for MILWWTYPLWEEPIREVLPVRLNNLIDSISEHTGELLEKNDYLKKLRGHLSSPELLAPHANDRSEQETDEKIELFAPKRQTFSIGNVELGDTYEEVAKIYGDPVRESMNEYGLAWFTYHENYQNFIMIAFDDEEIVRGLYTNQDLISSTLGIKLGDSKTTVNNILGEPEELIHYRQFIYQVDSDNEYDIYQIDGSYLTIFYDTQADDQVTAIQLIDQKLELTKEALYPAHNEALREGFEYQLFDLTNASRVKQGLPVLEWEEAVRKTARKHSTDMAENEFFNHTNLQNETFSDRLINDGIRFTVAGENLAYGQFSSIFAHQGLMNSPGHRENILYNDFTKLGIGVDFNESNQPFYTEKFYAD; via the coding sequence TTGATATTATGGTGGACATACCCACTATGGGAAGAGCCAATTCGTGAAGTCCTTCCTGTCCGTTTAAATAACTTGATTGACTCAATTAGTGAGCATACAGGGGAATTACTAGAGAAAAATGATTATCTTAAAAAGCTGCGTGGTCATCTATCATCACCTGAACTTCTGGCGCCTCACGCAAATGATCGATCGGAACAAGAAACTGATGAAAAGATCGAGCTCTTTGCCCCCAAAAGACAAACCTTTTCAATTGGGAATGTTGAATTAGGCGATACTTATGAAGAGGTGGCTAAAATATATGGTGATCCAGTTAGAGAAAGCATGAATGAATATGGATTAGCTTGGTTCACTTATCATGAGAATTATCAAAATTTTATTATGATTGCGTTTGATGATGAAGAAATTGTAAGAGGGCTATACACGAACCAAGACTTAATTTCCTCTACTTTAGGGATTAAGCTAGGAGATTCAAAAACTACCGTTAACAATATTTTAGGTGAACCTGAAGAACTGATTCACTATAGACAATTTATTTATCAAGTTGATAGTGATAATGAATATGATATCTATCAGATTGATGGTAGCTATCTCACGATATTTTATGACACTCAAGCAGATGATCAGGTGACAGCGATACAATTAATCGATCAGAAATTAGAGTTAACAAAAGAAGCGCTTTATCCGGCGCATAATGAAGCATTGAGAGAAGGCTTTGAATATCAATTATTTGATTTAACAAATGCGAGTCGTGTAAAACAAGGGCTGCCTGTATTAGAATGGGAGGAGGCGGTCCGTAAGACTGCGAGAAAGCATAGTACAGATATGGCGGAAAATGAATTCTTTAATCATACAAACTTACAAAACGAGACATTTTCCGATCGGTTAATAAATGATGGGATTAGATTCACTGTTGCTGGGGAAAATCTAGCATATGGACAATTTAGTAGTATTTTCGCTCACCAAGGATTAATGAATTCGCCAGGCCATCGGGAAAATATTCTCTATAATGATTTTACTAAGCTTGGCATAGGTGTTGATTTTAATGAAAGCAATCAACCATTTTATACGGAGAAGTTCTATGCTGATTAA
- a CDS encoding PTS fructose transporter subunit IIABC, protein MKMTDVLREELMILSPKATTKEAILDEMVRKLVDTGAVDDFDTFREAIAEREKSMSTGLGDGIAMPHAKNKAVKQTSVVFAKHPTGIDFDSLDGQPARLFFMIAAKDSANETHLSILSNLSKLLMNNDFIQALDAANTPQSVTAVINLAEASLEQDQPQTSVPADKNNQADQPYIIAVTACPTGIAHTYMAEDALKKTAQEMGVNIKVETHGSDGVKNHLTADDIERADGVIVAVGKNVPMARFNGKPTVERPVADGIKKSKELINEVLSGEAPVYRASRSDQEKDSATNDDQDVNPFSLKSIYNNLMNGVSSMLPFVIAGGIILAIAFMLERLLGSDSGTFLGIKQVGEAAFNLLIPVLSGYIAMSIGGKPAMVSGFTAGALAFSANAGFLGGIMAGFLAGYVTLLIINLLKNMPKSLSGIRTILFYPILTLFVTGLLMYFVFGPIFANINIAMINVLENLGTGNKVLLGATLGAMMATDMGGPINKAAYAFSIGIYNDTGDGSLMAAVMVGGMIPPLAIALATMIFRNKFTKVQQESALTNIVLGLSFITEGAIPFAAADPIRVIVSSMIGSAIGGGLTQLWLTSVPAPHGGLFTIIPLGENRLLLFLSIIIGTLISTFILGLWKKPLEEQIVSEQLS, encoded by the coding sequence ATGAAAATGACTGACGTATTGCGAGAGGAATTAATGATATTATCTCCTAAAGCAACAACAAAAGAAGCCATTCTTGATGAAATGGTAAGAAAACTCGTTGACACAGGAGCTGTAGATGATTTCGATACATTTAGAGAGGCAATTGCAGAACGTGAAAAAAGTATGAGTACAGGACTTGGTGATGGTATTGCTATGCCACACGCCAAAAATAAAGCAGTCAAACAAACTTCTGTCGTATTTGCCAAACATCCTACTGGAATTGACTTTGACAGTTTGGACGGACAACCAGCTCGATTATTCTTTATGATCGCGGCGAAAGATAGCGCCAATGAAACACACTTATCGATCTTATCAAATTTATCAAAGCTCTTAATGAACAACGATTTTATTCAAGCACTTGATGCCGCTAACACGCCACAAAGTGTAACAGCTGTCATTAATTTAGCTGAGGCTAGTTTAGAACAAGATCAGCCTCAAACGAGTGTTCCAGCTGATAAAAATAATCAAGCAGATCAACCTTATATTATCGCTGTAACCGCTTGTCCAACAGGTATCGCTCATACGTATATGGCAGAAGATGCTCTGAAAAAGACAGCACAAGAAATGGGTGTCAACATCAAAGTTGAAACACACGGATCAGACGGTGTTAAGAATCACCTTACAGCTGATGACATTGAACGCGCAGACGGTGTCATAGTTGCAGTTGGTAAAAATGTTCCGATGGCCCGTTTCAATGGCAAACCAACTGTTGAACGACCAGTAGCCGATGGAATTAAGAAAAGTAAAGAATTAATCAATGAAGTATTATCAGGTGAAGCACCAGTTTATCGTGCTAGTCGTAGTGATCAAGAAAAAGATTCAGCAACAAATGACGACCAAGACGTAAATCCATTTTCTTTAAAATCAATTTATAACAATTTAATGAATGGTGTCTCAAGTATGCTACCATTTGTTATTGCTGGTGGAATTATTCTAGCAATTGCATTTATGCTAGAACGACTTTTAGGCAGCGACTCGGGAACTTTCCTAGGTATCAAACAAGTGGGCGAGGCAGCATTCAACTTATTAATACCTGTTCTATCCGGTTATATTGCCATGAGTATTGGTGGAAAACCCGCGATGGTCAGTGGGTTTACCGCTGGCGCATTAGCCTTTAGTGCAAATGCTGGATTCTTAGGTGGAATTATGGCCGGGTTCTTAGCTGGATATGTCACACTTCTGATTATCAATTTATTAAAGAACATGCCAAAGAGCTTATCTGGAATTAGAACAATTTTATTTTATCCAATTCTGACGTTATTTGTCACAGGTTTGTTAATGTACTTTGTTTTCGGTCCAATTTTTGCAAATATTAACATTGCCATGATTAACGTATTAGAAAATCTTGGCACTGGTAACAAGGTACTCTTAGGTGCAACTCTAGGTGCGATGATGGCAACAGATATGGGTGGACCGATTAATAAAGCGGCTTATGCCTTCTCTATTGGGATTTACAACGATACTGGTGACGGAAGCTTAATGGCTGCTGTCATGGTTGGTGGAATGATTCCGCCATTGGCAATTGCATTAGCAACAATGATTTTTAGAAATAAATTTACTAAAGTTCAGCAAGAATCTGCCTTAACGAACATTGTATTAGGTCTATCATTCATTACTGAAGGTGCAATTCCATTCGCAGCTGCTGATCCAATTCGTGTGATTGTTTCAAGCATGATCGGAAGTGCTATCGGGGGTGGATTAACTCAATTATGGTTAACGAGTGTTCCAGCACCACATGGTGGTCTGTTTACTATCATTCCATTAGGTGAAAATCGATTATTACTATTCCTATCGATTATCATCGGTACGCTGATAAGTACATTTATTCTAGGTCTTTGGAAAAAACCACTTGAAGAGCAAATTGTTTCTGAACAATTATCATAA
- a CDS encoding uracil permease, translated as MSKKAFHYPLYKKEDTDAFFALFQNNLANFVVITVTMLGMGFPSSIVFGKVIPGSAIAVMVGNLYYAYMAKRLAVKEKRTDVTALSYGISTPVMFVFLFGVLAPALAITNDHELAWKIAVAAAFLSGAVEASVSIIGNKVRKFLPRPALFGALAGVALTFVAGEMLFNTFAIPVVGLVSLAIILVGFIGKLTMPFKIPTSLFAIIIGTILAFVMGYQSPDSIAEGLKHVGFYPILPSLAAFQGLEYLFGPLIGLLAILIPITIYNAIETMNNVDAMEAVGDSYHVGECQAVDGIGAMIGALFGGPFPTTVYIATVGSKEMGAGRGYSILNAIVFGITAVTGVIAALAAIIPLAAIAPILVFTGMSLIVSSFSSNDRKYYPAVAIAILPYLANYIMTRFNNSAGEVVAGISEGIVPLGNGAMFTAILLGAITVAIIDKNFKRASLFSIIATILSFVGFMHAPSLALNAAPDYTIGYSIIALFFIYCGYKVKASNTISHVDLNIKKIAS; from the coding sequence ATGTCAAAAAAAGCATTCCACTACCCTTTATATAAAAAAGAAGATACTGACGCATTTTTTGCTTTATTTCAAAATAACCTCGCAAACTTTGTCGTCATAACAGTTACCATGCTCGGAATGGGCTTCCCATCTAGCATTGTCTTTGGTAAAGTTATTCCCGGTTCAGCAATTGCCGTAATGGTTGGTAATTTATATTATGCTTATATGGCTAAAAGACTTGCAGTAAAAGAAAAAAGAACTGATGTAACAGCACTATCATACGGGATTAGTACCCCTGTAATGTTCGTCTTCTTATTTGGCGTTTTAGCTCCTGCGCTTGCGATTACAAATGATCACGAACTTGCGTGGAAAATTGCAGTAGCAGCAGCATTTTTAAGCGGAGCAGTTGAAGCATCAGTAAGTATTATTGGTAATAAAGTGCGTAAGTTTTTACCACGTCCAGCTTTATTTGGCGCTCTTGCTGGTGTTGCCTTAACATTTGTTGCTGGTGAAATGCTATTTAACACTTTCGCAATCCCTGTTGTCGGTCTCGTTTCCTTAGCCATTATCCTTGTTGGTTTTATTGGTAAGTTAACAATGCCTTTTAAAATTCCTACATCACTTTTTGCTATTATTATTGGTACAATTCTTGCATTTGTCATGGGCTATCAATCGCCAGATTCAATTGCAGAAGGACTTAAGCATGTTGGTTTTTATCCGATTCTTCCTTCTTTAGCAGCATTTCAAGGTTTGGAGTATTTATTCGGTCCGTTAATTGGACTACTTGCTATATTAATTCCGATTACAATATATAACGCGATTGAAACAATGAATAATGTCGATGCAATGGAAGCAGTTGGAGATTCATATCATGTAGGGGAATGTCAGGCTGTAGATGGTATTGGCGCAATGATTGGTGCGCTATTCGGTGGTCCATTCCCAACAACAGTTTATATTGCAACTGTTGGATCCAAAGAAATGGGTGCAGGTCGCGGTTATAGTATCCTTAATGCCATTGTCTTTGGTATTACTGCAGTTACTGGGGTTATCGCAGCATTAGCCGCAATCATTCCACTTGCAGCAATTGCACCAATTCTTGTATTCACAGGAATGTCATTAATCGTTTCATCATTCTCTTCAAATGATAGGAAATACTATCCTGCCGTTGCTATTGCAATCTTGCCTTATCTAGCTAATTATATTATGACTCGTTTCAACAACAGTGCTGGAGAGGTTGTAGCTGGAATATCAGAAGGGATTGTCCCATTAGGAAATGGTGCGATGTTTACCGCTATTCTACTCGGTGCAATAACGGTTGCTATAATTGATAAAAACTTTAAACGAGCAAGCCTGTTTTCTATCATTGCAACAATTTTATCATTCGTCGGCTTTATGCATGCACCTTCACTAGCTCTTAATGCTGCACCTGATTATACGATTGGTTATTCAATTATTGCGCTTTTCTTTATCTATTGTGGCTATAAGGTAAAAGCATCAAATACGATCAGCCATGTCGACTTAAACATTAAAAAGATTGCTAGTTAA
- the yfcE gene encoding phosphodiesterase, with the protein MKLGVISDTHGGLDDTVQALEELKDAGKILHIGDVLYHGPRNDLPASYNPKALAELLKARNNIIYIRGNCDADVDQMVIEHDLSKKSDVITFDGYRFYLVHGYEETEEERIEQAKALGCHVVISGHTHVKVLEKKDGIIVLNPGSTTIPKDGSRSYAYYENDEIILWDMDRHQAIKKIKLNQ; encoded by the coding sequence ATGAAATTAGGTGTGATTAGTGATACACACGGAGGGTTAGACGATACGGTTCAAGCTTTAGAAGAATTGAAAGATGCAGGAAAAATTCTTCATATTGGTGATGTACTCTATCATGGGCCACGTAATGATCTTCCGGCAAGCTATAATCCTAAAGCATTAGCTGAGTTGCTAAAAGCACGGAATAATATTATCTATATTCGTGGTAACTGTGATGCAGATGTTGATCAGATGGTAATTGAACATGATCTGTCGAAGAAATCGGATGTGATTACTTTTGATGGATATCGTTTTTACTTAGTACATGGCTATGAGGAAACAGAGGAAGAACGAATTGAACAGGCAAAAGCGCTTGGCTGTCATGTAGTTATTTCCGGACACACCCATGTAAAAGTTCTTGAAAAGAAAGATGGAATTATTGTACTCAATCCAGGGAGTACGACCATTCCTAAAGATGGCAGTCGCTCATACGCTTACTATGAAAATGATGAAATAATTTTGTGGGATATGGATCGACATCAGGCAATAAAGAAAATCAAACTCAATCAATAG
- a CDS encoding DNA alkylation repair protein: MQDQVRQQIFSLIDPDYQKFSAKLNPTASNILGVRLPHLRKLAKQIAKDDWRRYLATAKDDYFEEVMLQGLVIGSIKADIEEILSEAAKFIPKINNWSVCDSFCSSLKVTNKYKERVWEFIQPYIASDQEYDLRFAVVMMLNYYLDREYIDQVLSILDRIKHEAYYVKMAIAWAISMCFIKFPDQTIVFLKDNTLDDFTYHKALQKITESHRVDQETKMQIRQMRRK, encoded by the coding sequence ATGCAAGATCAAGTGAGACAACAAATTTTTAGTTTAATTGACCCTGATTATCAGAAGTTTTCAGCAAAGCTTAACCCGACAGCTTCAAATATTTTAGGTGTTCGCCTGCCGCATCTTCGTAAATTAGCAAAACAAATTGCTAAGGATGATTGGAGACGATATCTTGCGACTGCAAAGGATGATTATTTTGAAGAAGTCATGTTGCAGGGATTGGTTATCGGATCGATCAAGGCAGATATTGAAGAGATTTTATCAGAAGCGGCAAAGTTTATTCCGAAAATAAATAATTGGTCGGTTTGTGATAGCTTTTGTTCAAGTTTAAAGGTGACTAATAAGTATAAGGAACGAGTCTGGGAATTTATTCAGCCGTACATTGCTTCAGATCAAGAATATGATCTGCGATTTGCGGTTGTGATGATGTTAAACTATTACTTAGATCGTGAATATATTGATCAAGTATTGTCGATTTTAGACAGGATAAAGCATGAGGCGTATTACGTTAAGATGGCTATTGCCTGGGCAATATCGATGTGTTTTATAAAGTTTCCTGACCAGACGATCGTCTTTTTAAAAGATAACACATTAGATGATTTTACTTATCATAAAGCGTTACAAAAAATTACTGAATCGCATCGTGTCGATCAAGAGACAAAAATGCAAATTAGACAGATGAGACGAAAATAA
- a CDS encoding DUF72 domain-containing protein produces MIYIGVTGWRDHPELYSAETKNHQRLLEYSSHFPIVELDASYYAIQPIRNMEKWVKDTPEIFRFVVKAYQGMTGHKKSNEPYQSKTEMFEQFKMSLQPLIEANKLGMVLFQFPPWFNCTLDHIVYLRYCVQRMRGIPIALELRNRSWYSAENYQQTIDLMKQDNWIHTIVDEPQVGDGSIPIVPVVTNTEKTLIRFHGRNVYGWNRPKDKETNWREVRYLYKYNQAELTEWRDRVLQIAKQSKDVYILFNNNSGGDAAGNAKTLQAMLDIDYDGLSPKQLSLF; encoded by the coding sequence TTGATCTACATTGGTGTTACTGGATGGCGTGATCATCCTGAACTTTACTCAGCAGAAACTAAAAATCATCAGCGTCTATTAGAATATAGTAGTCATTTTCCAATTGTCGAGCTTGATGCGTCATACTATGCGATTCAACCAATTCGTAATATGGAAAAGTGGGTGAAAGATACACCAGAAATCTTTCGCTTTGTCGTGAAAGCTTATCAAGGCATGACAGGTCATAAGAAATCTAACGAGCCTTATCAATCGAAGACAGAGATGTTTGAACAGTTTAAAATGTCACTTCAGCCACTTATCGAGGCGAATAAATTAGGGATGGTGCTCTTTCAATTTCCACCATGGTTTAATTGTACTTTAGACCATATCGTATATTTACGTTACTGTGTTCAGAGGATGAGAGGTATTCCGATTGCGCTTGAATTGAGAAATCGTTCATGGTACAGTGCAGAAAATTATCAGCAAACAATTGATTTGATGAAGCAAGATAATTGGATTCATACAATTGTAGATGAACCACAAGTAGGAGATGGCTCGATTCCAATTGTTCCAGTAGTGACAAATACAGAGAAAACTTTAATTCGATTTCATGGTCGGAATGTATATGGTTGGAATCGTCCAAAAGATAAAGAAACCAATTGGCGTGAAGTTAGATACCTATACAAATATAATCAAGCTGAATTAACGGAATGGCGTGATCGGGTTTTGCAAATTGCCAAACAATCAAAGGATGTGTATATTCTGTTCAATAATAACTCAGGCGGAGATGCCGCTGGGAATGCGAAGACATTACAAGCAATGTTAGACATTGACTATGACGGATTATCGCCAAAACAGCTTAGTTTATTTTAA
- a CDS encoding PadR family transcriptional regulator yields the protein MNLVEGEMLKGVLKILVLKLISNEDLYGYALVKKLTQQSDGLVTIKEGTLYPILHSFEQSKDVSSYWQESETGRKRKYYQITEQGKETLKELITKWRQLETATNNVLGG from the coding sequence ATGAACTTGGTTGAAGGCGAAATGTTGAAAGGTGTGCTTAAGATCCTTGTTCTAAAGCTAATAAGTAATGAAGATTTATATGGGTATGCCTTAGTGAAAAAGCTTACCCAACAGTCAGACGGGTTAGTTACAATCAAGGAAGGAACACTCTATCCAATTCTCCATAGCTTTGAACAATCAAAAGACGTAAGCAGCTACTGGCAGGAAAGTGAGACAGGGAGAAAACGAAAATATTATCAGATTACAGAACAGGGTAAAGAAACTTTAAAAGAACTTATCACAAAGTGGCGTCAGCTTGAAACAGCGACAAATAACGTGCTGGGAGGCTAA
- a CDS encoding xanthine phosphoribosyltransferase codes for MESLKQAILERGKALSDQVLKVDAFLNHQIDPQLMIQVGQEFADRFKNDQITKILTIESSGIAPSFTTAVELDIPLVFARKKKSLTMSDNVFVSQVYSFTKKESNTITVSKNFIEEGDCVLIIDDFLANGQAALGLIDIVKQAQASVAGVGIVIEKSFQPGRKQIEELGYRVESLARIKSLDTGQISFIEEN; via the coding sequence TTGGAATCACTTAAGCAAGCCATTTTAGAGCGAGGAAAAGCATTATCTGATCAAGTATTAAAAGTAGATGCTTTTCTAAATCATCAAATCGATCCACAACTAATGATTCAAGTAGGTCAAGAATTTGCCGATCGTTTTAAAAATGATCAGATTACTAAAATTTTGACAATTGAATCATCTGGAATTGCCCCAAGCTTTACAACAGCGGTCGAGCTTGATATTCCACTCGTTTTTGCTCGAAAAAAGAAATCTCTAACAATGAGTGACAACGTATTTGTAAGTCAAGTTTATTCATTTACTAAAAAAGAAAGTAATACCATAACGGTCTCAAAGAATTTCATTGAAGAAGGCGATTGTGTTCTAATCATTGATGACTTTTTAGCAAATGGACAAGCAGCACTCGGTTTAATCGACATCGTCAAACAAGCTCAAGCATCAGTAGCGGGTGTTGGAATTGTAATCGAGAAATCATTTCAACCTGGTAGAAAACAGATTGAAGAATTGGGTTATCGCGTTGAGTCACTTGCCCGAATTAAATCACTTGATACAGGTCAAATCAGTTTTATAGAAGAAAATTAA
- the pfkB gene encoding 1-phosphofructokinase — translation MLYTLTLNPSIDYIMHISNVKVGETNYADKEKMLPGGKGINVSRVLNRLGVTNKALGFIGGHSGHFIEEWLTNEGAKHEFIKVNGDTRINVKLKDEAETELNGKGPIITEKESEALLNQILKLTSADTIILSGSKSRGLSETFYNEIIDICQKQQINFVIDTNSKELLDILKAKPFLVKPNQAELSQLFNQPIQSKTDAIYYGKKLQEGGAQNVIVSLGGDGAIFIDDQETYIAASPRGKVINTVGSGDSMIAGFMAGIEKGLSKLEAFKLSVQCGSATAFSEDLATKDAILALSNHVEIERVEDNEND, via the coding sequence ATGCTCTATACGTTAACATTAAATCCATCAATTGATTACATTATGCACATTAGTAATGTCAAAGTCGGGGAAACAAACTATGCAGATAAAGAAAAAATGTTACCTGGCGGAAAAGGAATTAATGTGTCACGTGTATTAAATCGATTAGGTGTGACGAACAAAGCACTAGGCTTTATTGGTGGCCACTCTGGGCATTTTATTGAGGAATGGCTTACAAATGAAGGAGCAAAGCATGAATTCATTAAAGTGAATGGCGATACAAGGATAAACGTCAAGCTAAAAGATGAAGCCGAAACTGAACTAAATGGAAAAGGGCCAATCATTACCGAGAAGGAAAGTGAAGCGCTATTAAATCAGATTCTCAAGCTTACTTCTGCAGATACAATCATTTTGTCAGGCAGTAAAAGTAGAGGTCTATCCGAAACATTTTACAATGAAATAATTGACATTTGTCAAAAACAACAGATCAATTTTGTTATTGATACAAATAGTAAGGAGCTTTTAGATATTTTAAAAGCAAAACCATTTTTAGTGAAGCCAAATCAAGCAGAACTTAGTCAACTGTTTAATCAGCCGATTCAATCAAAAACAGATGCAATCTACTACGGTAAAAAACTTCAGGAAGGTGGTGCGCAAAACGTCATTGTTTCACTAGGTGGAGATGGTGCGATTTTTATTGACGATCAAGAGACTTACATCGCAGCTTCACCTAGAGGAAAAGTTATCAATACGGTCGGATCAGGTGACTCGATGATTGCTGGATTTATGGCAGGTATTGAAAAAGGACTATCAAAGTTAGAAGCATTTAAACTTAGTGTTCAGTGTGGAAGCGCAACTGCATTTAGTGAAGATTTAGCAACAAAAGATGCTATTTTAGCATTAAGCAATCATGTCGAAATAGAAAGGGTTGAAGACAATGAAAATGACTGA
- a CDS encoding DeoR/GlpR family DNA-binding transcription regulator produces the protein MLFEHRKEKILSLLLENNTVTIHDLVIHTGVSESTLRRDLIALEEEGLLTRIHGGATKVKNINPELKMVQKQTINHDKKVKIAQYCSTLIKPNNQVYVDAGTATLEVVRFMPTDKNIQIVTNGVDQALLALQRGIKVTLLGGPVKQSTHAIVGITAYQQLERMNFSMSFIGMNGISLESGLTTTNLDEAALKECAMQQSHKIRILMDDSKINQVYEFKVKAPSQAIIVLNEEAKKQSPNTIEKLSDQFDFHFIKG, from the coding sequence ATGTTATTTGAACACAGAAAAGAAAAAATCTTAAGCCTATTATTAGAAAACAACACCGTTACGATTCATGATTTAGTAATTCATACTGGTGTGAGCGAATCGACATTAAGACGTGATTTGATTGCACTTGAAGAAGAGGGATTATTAACACGTATTCATGGTGGGGCAACAAAAGTAAAAAATATTAATCCAGAATTAAAAATGGTTCAAAAACAAACAATTAATCATGATAAGAAAGTCAAAATCGCTCAGTACTGTAGCACTTTAATAAAACCTAATAATCAGGTTTACGTTGATGCAGGAACGGCAACATTAGAAGTAGTTAGATTCATGCCTACTGATAAAAATATTCAAATTGTCACAAATGGCGTTGATCAAGCTCTACTTGCTTTGCAACGAGGGATTAAGGTTACATTGTTAGGTGGTCCGGTGAAGCAAAGTACTCATGCCATCGTTGGTATCACTGCTTATCAGCAACTAGAAAGAATGAATTTTTCAATGTCCTTTATTGGGATGAATGGAATCAGTTTAGAAAGTGGACTCACAACGACTAACTTAGACGAGGCCGCCTTGAAGGAATGTGCGATGCAGCAAAGTCATAAAATTAGGATTCTAATGGATGACAGTAAAATTAATCAAGTTTATGAATTCAAGGTAAAGGCACCATCACAGGCTATCATCGTACTAAACGAAGAAGCGAAAAAACAGTCACCAAATACGATTGAAAAATTAAGTGATCAGTTTGATTTTCACTTTATCAAAGGTTAA